TCGTCACGACGGGCACGGGCAAGTTCTACTCGAACGGGCTCGACCTCGACTGGATGCTCGGCGAGGCCGCGCCCGCCGAGCGCGCGGCCTACATCCCGTCCGTGCTCGCGGTGATGGCGCGCGTGCTCGCGTTCCCGGCGATCACCGTGTGCGCGATGAACGGGCACGCGTTCGGCGCCGGCGGGCAGATCGCCGTGGCGCACGACTACCGCGTGATGCGCGCCGACCGCGGCTTCTTCTGCATGCCCGAGGTCGACATGGGCGCGCCGCTCCACCCGGGCATGACGGCGCTCCTGCAGGCGCGCCTCCCGCACCAGACGGCGCACCGCGTGATCTCGGAAGGGCACCGCTACCCGGCGGAGGAGGCGCTCGCCGCGCGCATCGTCGACGCCGTCGCGCCGGAGGGCGAGGTGGTGTCGCGCGCGATCGCGATCGCGGAGCCGCTCGCGGCGAAGGCGAAGCCCGCGATGGGCGTGCTCAAGAAGGGGATGT
This genomic interval from Myxococcota bacterium contains the following:
- a CDS encoding enoyl-CoA hydratase/isomerase family protein, translated to MIDLRREGAVFVLTMDDGENRFRPERVARWNEALDEVERTEGPKALVTTGTGKFYSNGLDLDWMLGEAAPAERAAYIPSVLAVMARVLAFPAITVCAMNGHAFGAGGQIAVAHDYRVMRADRGFFCMPEVDMGAPLHPGMTALLQARLPHQTAHRVISEGHRYPAEEALAARIVDAVAPEGEVVSRAIAIAEPLAAKAKPAMGVLKKGMYERALAALALPLASLEETK